Genomic segment of Triticum aestivum cultivar Chinese Spring chromosome 6A, IWGSC CS RefSeq v2.1, whole genome shotgun sequence:
AAGTTTATGTGAACAAGTTCCTGAAGTTGGGCAGGCACAGACATTACTCATCGTGGCTCAACACATCACATGGATGATAGAAGCGATTGAAAAAACAAATGCTGCTGGGATTCCTTGACTTGTTTGTTTGGGTGGCAATTAACCACTAGAAAAAGGGGTGAGAGTAAACGATACATCAATGTTCTTAATCTTAGCTTTGCTCCATCATAGCTGCAACAAGTTCAGGATGGTGGTGTTTTCGTTTTCCTGCTGCAATGAATTCCAAATAAACAGGGTCCTACAAACCAGCAATCAGCACATAAACTTGTTCAAAGGGCTTTAGCATGCAATCTCCACATAAACAGGGTCCTACAAACCAGCAATCAGCACATAAACTGGGTCCTACAAACCAGCAATCAGCACATAATCATACACCAGTAGACTTTAGCATGCAATCTCCAGAGCGACAGTCCAAACCGCTGCTAAATCTACGAAGTTCAGAGCGCACCTGCGCGTTAAGAACCCCTCCCTACAAAGGAGGGGTCAAGGGAATATAATTATAACTTTGATTTTGACGGAATTTAAAattttaggcctcctttggtttggaggaatttcataggaattctagaggatatgattcttataggattttttcctttagagccctttgattcataggaatggattcctattcctacataggattggttcctatcctccatatttcataggaaaataaaaatgagcctagactcaatggaaaaattcctttggtgtgaaccaaatgacatctcgtttcctattcctactcataggatttgagttacatgtcatctcatttcctacaattttcctattcctacgataatcctatcctatgaaccaaaagaggccttaaCTTGGTTTTGATTGGGGTGCGCCTGCATGGGCTGTAGTGCAACACCTGAGGGCCCCAATGGCAAGCCACTGTGATGGACCGTTCCTCAGAAAAAATAAATTTAATATCGTTGTGGGCACATGGCCCACATATCAGATATTAAACTGATAAGAACAGATACTACACTTGATCTTAGCCAAAAGGCCGAGAAAGATATGAGTTGTCCTGCTGccctccactagtagaaaatagggctttggtccaggccggatcagcccattagtcccgattcagtccAGAAACCGGAACCaatggggggcattggtcccggttcgtgagcccagggggccggccgggccacgtgggccattggtcccggttcatctggacatTTTGGTCCTgattggtgggatgaaccgggaccaatgggccttgctcctggcccacaaccattggtcccggttcgtgcctcaaaccgggactaaagattagacatttagtcccggtttgaggcacgaaccgggactaatgggattgagacctttagtcccggttcgtgccacgaaccggtactaaaggtccaattttcaaactctaccccccccccccccgatcgcctttttagtttaaaaaaaataaaaaaatgatggaaatgtcaaaaaaataaaagaaaataagtttcccatgtgatatatggtctagttgttgggaaaatttgcaaatgtgaattttgactttatttgcaaaatctctctgaaatttgtaaaaatgggcataacttttgcatactaactcggatgaaaaagtttttatatgaaaaatcatctactcgaaaagttacatccgatggagaccgcctacggcctgtttgcaaatttgtagaattctcaaattccaaaaggaaaaaaagttatgctcaaattttagttttttttaattttcattaaatctggtcaaactatggtcaaactacttattcaagaagtattagtgttactaaatattattcaagaatattagtgttattaaataattatttcagtttttttgaattttggtcaaatctggtcaaactatggtcaaactgtggtcaaacaatggtcaaactacttattcaagaaatattagtgttactaaataattattgttttttaaaacaatagtttcaaaataaaactatgaaatgtgtcacttcatgctcaagcaaaattcctgaaggttaataggattgacatcttagtattgtcaggaaaacaacaagtgcagacttggagcgagggagaatagaatccggaagttaagcgtgctcaggctgagggagtgggaggatgggtgaccgttcgggaagttagatgatttggaatgataaggggtgattagaggataaattgagaattgatgaggggtggtgattacagactagaggttaaaataattcagaaatttgaaaataaaaaaattcaaaaaaatcaaaaaaaatcataaaatttcctttagtcccggttggtacaccaaccgggactaaaggtggagctccacgtggtcgtgcccttcagtcccggttctggattgaaccgggactaaagggagaggcgaaggccctttttctactagtgctccctCACCCTGTGCATttcaaaaccgaaccgaaaaaccataccaAAAATAAACCGAATCGATTTTgtggtttttatggtttctggtttcggtatggtatgaacttttcatgcCGATTtaaactttggtttttatggtatatatcaaaaaccgaacggttaaccgaataaaccgaagtaaaaataaatttatatttcttgagatgaacaaccatacaagttgtcatttttcttgtacatgagtcaaattcactaATAAGCATGTAAAAttttcttgtaacatagtcatttttctctttttaaaatgctaagcacgtccataaccatcaacagatgaattAATGCATGCATATgtacttatatatatagtcatatactatttgtgtaaaatagtatgtgttttgagtcataaatttgcaaattattattatgtcatttttaaattcgcgtcaactttggtttttatggtatataccgaaaccataccgaaataatttggtatataccaaaACCGAACCATATTTTAATTTCATATCATATTTACtgaagtattaataccgtacaaaccAAAAAAACGTATAAACCAAACCAtataaaccgaataaaccgaacgcacagggtGAGCCCTCCCCCCTCGTTTTATAGCTATCTCGACCGCCTCTCCCTCCTCCgcaagcgaggtggtactaaaggaAACGAAACGAAACCAAAGAGCGGGAAACCTGCTGCCTTGGGCGACCAGCCAAGCAGCCTATGCGTTTGCCTCTCGTTCGTTTGGGCTTCAACAGGCCCGACAAGAACACCACGGCCCAGTACTATGGCTTCCGGTTTATCCCTGTTCGTTCCGCTCGCTGTCTCTGACATGTGGGGACGAGCCGAGCTTGAAGGACGACGTTGGCGACTACAGCACTGCGTGAGTCTGGGACGAGATACGAGAAATTTCAAGGGATGGGAAACCGTATGAATGTCAGAGAGAGCTGTAGAGATCAATCATCAAGCCATGTAAAGTGCATGGAGAACGTACCATTGACGTAGCTCGGCATTATCTCTGATAAACTGTGATGGCTACTGGTACAATTACCATGTTTGGGTTATTTTTCTCTGAAAGCAATACACAGCACCAGGACAAAATACAGGAAGCTGGGAATAGTAAATTATGTTCAAAGTAGGTTGCAATCTCTAGGAGAGCATGTGTGTTGTTCAACCAAAAGCGACTTTCGGTAGAAAGCGGAAACTTCACTAGGTTCagttaaataaagaaaaaataatcTTCAATGTACATTTTATTCTTAGTAGTATCTCACAGTTCTAAATACTTCAGTTGGTAGTATATGACAAGAATGAAGTACCAAAGGTGATCGGATACATATAAAAGCATCGAAATCAGCTTGACTTGTTGGTTTTATCGGTTGCTGCAGCCATCTTCTGAAGATCATCTGGAGTTTTGGACAAATGTCAGGGCAGTGTGAATCCAAAATATAGCAGAGTCCATTTCCCCAAGAATTCCTCTTCGGTGATGAGTTTCCCATCTTCTGACGATCATCTGGAGTTCTGGACAAGTGATATGTTTTTGTCACAGATTACTGAGCAAATATCTGTTGGATCATGCATGCAAAAAGAAAAGGGTGATGTGATGTTATTGTTATCAGAGATGGCGGTAGGTTCCTGACGTATTACAGTGAACAGAAATCTTATTCGTTCAGTTTGTACCTGGCCTTTGACAATTCAGTTATTGTTTCAGATATTTCAAAAACGCTCGGGGGTATTATTGCTGTCCTGGATTTCCAAAGTGAAAGTGAGCACATTAATTGGGGGATCAATTCCGAGGCAATCAACAGTTCTTGTCGTCAGAGTGTAGCATATATTCTGTATTTATTAGTCATATGAATGGTCAAAGTTTGGCTCAAAATACCAGGGGGCTTAATAAATCCGGACAGAGGTAGTAAAAACCCACTCTAGTTGATTAAAGTGCCTTCCAGTATCAGCGCTGGGAGTGCTTTAAATCTATTGTCATTTCTCTGACTGCTTGCGGCAGTCTTTTCCTGTTTAAAGTGATATATATTCTTCCTTTATTTTGTAGTTGCAGTAAGTAGGGTTATGCAGATACTAGCTAGTATGGTATGTGATGTTCAGCATCCTCGGATTACGGCTTCGTTGTTTTCCAGGAAGAAGCTTTCCAGTGGTTGTATAGTAGAGTCTGTTTCACCAAGAAATCAAATCCTTTTCGGTCGTGAGTTTCAGTTATGGCTCGGAAGCTTGAATGGCCCACCAGTGGCTGAAGTGGATGCTGATGGTTCTTGCTTCAGAATACTTACTTGCTCTGTTCTCCGACTCTAGAAAAGACTGGTCAGGGAAAAGGATGTACTACATGAGAAATTTTCATAACAGGCATAAGCAGACAGACAAGGAGATGGTAGCATCCTTTTATGCGGATCACACTTTCATGTAAACCGATGTATTATAttgtttaaccccccccccccccccccccccccttctttatTTCTAAGCATGCACATGTAAAATGTTAAACAAGAGTAGTAAGCAATCCAAACTATTCAAAAAAAAGAGTAGTTAAACACATAATAGAATACAAATCTCTGTTCCTCAACATTACTGATATATAAGTGCTATACTCGTGCACTTACAGAATGGTAAACAGACTTCCTTGAAGTTGGGCAGCACAGACATCATTTAGTTGATGGCTCAACACATGGATAAAGGAAGCGCTTGAGAAAACAAAATGATGGGATTTCTCGACTTGTATGTTCCCCTTCATAGCTGCAACAAGTTCAGAATGTGGTTGTGTTTTCATTTTACCCATCACAGCGTCAGCAAGTACTACCAAATAAACAGATTCCAACAGGCCAAATTCGACGCAGAAATCAGCATGGCATGTTGCCGCTGCAGAGTCCTGACCGAGCAGCGTGACAGTTCCTGCTGCCGCTGCTGGATTTTCAGACCATTAGGCGAGACCTTGAGAACATATAACTGAAACAAGTTCAGAACGGCAGCAAGTTTGCCACAGCAGATCAGCTTTGCTTTGTGGCCGCTAGAAACTGAAAGAAAGTTCAGAACGGCAGCAAGTTTGACACAGCAAAATCTGAACCGTGCAGTGAGAGAGGCCCAGGCAGATTTTCATAATCATAAACTTGAAAACATTTGAACTTTGATTTTAAAGGAACTCAAAAAGTTTAAGCTAGTTTTGGTTGGGGTGCGCCTGCCTGGGCTGTAGTGCAACACCTAAAGGCCCCAGTGGCACTGTGATGGACCCTCCCTCACAAAAAATAAATTTAATATCGTTGTGGACACATAGCCCACATATAAGATATTAAACTGATAAGAACAGATACTACGCTTGATCTTAGCCAAAAGGCCGAGAAAGGTATGAGTTCTCCTGCTGCCCTccccctccttttatagctcactCGACCGCCTCTCCCCTCTCCgcaagcgaggtggtactaatcgaAAGAGCAGAGAGAACCCTGCTGTGCTCGGGCGACCAGCCAAGCCAGCCTCCCGTTCGTTTGGGCTTCAACGGGCCCAATAAGAACACCACGGCAGCATCCTTTCACGGCCCACTGCTACGGCTTCCCTTTTTTCCCTGCTCGCTGTCTCTCTGACGTGTGGGGATGGGCGAGCCCAAAGGTGACCAGACCGCACCGCACGAGTCCGTCGCGCTCAAGTTCCTCCTCTCCCTTCTCCAACCGCGACCCCGCGTGTGCGTAGCGATCGATCGGGGCTGCCGACGATGTACGGCGCCATGAAGGACCAGGCGGTCGCGCTGGTCCGGCGGGCGGTGCAGGAGGACGACGCCGGCGACTACGCGGCCGCGCTGCGGCACTACGTGCAGGCGCTCGACTACTTCGCGGCGCACCTCAGGTACGAGCACAACCCCAGGGTCCGCGACGCCATCGCCGCCAGGCTCCCGGGGTACGTCGCCCGCGCCGAGGAGATCCGCGCGCTCCTCGACGGCAGCCCCGCCCCCTGCGGGCCCGGCGGcgacggcgtggcggcggcggcgaccaggaaGAAGGACCCccgcggcggcggggacgaggAGGACGAGCGCGCCTCGGAGCGGGCCAAGCTCCGCGCGGGGCTCCACTCGCTGATCGTCTCCGAGAAGCCCGACGTGCGGTGGAGCGACGTCGCCGGGCTCGACGGCGCCAAGCAGGCGCTGCAGGAGGCCGTCGTGCTCCCCGTCAGGTTCCCGCAGTTCTTCACCGGTACGTGATCAGGTGCCACAAGATTCTTCGTCGATTTCGCCTCAATTCGGAGGAAGCGCCTGTTTGTGACAGTTCACAATTAATTGCAGGCAAGCGGAGGCCGTGGAGGGCGTTCCTCCTGTACGGGCCGCCGGGGACGGGGAAGTCCTACTTGGCCAAAGCCGTCGCGACGGAGGCCGACTCCACCTTCTTCAGGTGATTGCTGCGATTCACTTATCTTCAGTTCCAATCATGTGCTCCAACAACAGAGACACATCACACATTGATTGACAATTATGTTCCAGACCAAACATGTcacattattttttgttgcaacgcCGATGTTTGGAGCCAAGGATTGAATTATTTTGGGATTCCTTGGTGCTAATGCATATCATCACCATCCTGCCACTTATGGACTAATGCTCAGTGTTGAACTAACTGTAGTATATCTTCGTCGGATCTTCTTTCGAAGTGGATGGGAGAAAGCGAAAAGCTGGTCGCAAACCTGTTCGAAATGGCTCGTGAAAATGCCCCCTCCATCATCTTCATCGATGAAATTGATTCTTTGTGTGGCCAACGTGGAGAAGGTAATGAAAGCGAGTCTTCTAGGAGGGTTAAGACGGAGCTGCTCGTCCAAATGCAGGTGACTTCTTCAGACATTGTAGAACACTTGTCACTGTCTTCTTTTTACAAGAAACTAGCAGGATCGTTGTCCTTCAATCAAGTAGAATGCAGTGGCT
This window contains:
- the LOC123132363 gene encoding protein SUPPRESSOR OF K(+) TRANSPORT GROWTH DEFECT 1 isoform X1 gives rise to the protein MYGAMKDQAVALVRRAVQEDDAGDYAAALRHYVQALDYFAAHLRYEHNPRVRDAIAARLPGYVARAEEIRALLDGSPAPCGPGGDGVAAAATRKKDPRGGGDEEDERASERAKLRAGLHSLIVSEKPDVRWSDVAGLDGAKQALQEAVVLPVRFPQFFTGKRRPWRAFLLYGPPGTGKSYLAKAVATEADSTFFSISSSDLLSKWMGESEKLVANLFEMARENAPSIIFIDEIDSLCGQRGEGNESESSRRVKTELLVQMQGVGHNDDKVLVLAATNTPYALDQAVRRRFDKRIYIPLPDLKARQRMLKVHLGDTPHSLTKSDFESVAHRTDGFSGSDIAVCVKDVLFEPVRKTQDAMFFFRSEDGGGGTWTPCGPKQPGAVQTTMEELAAEGMADQITPPPISRTDFDKVLARQRPTVSKAELGVYTRFTREFGEEG
- the LOC123132363 gene encoding protein SUPPRESSOR OF K(+) TRANSPORT GROWTH DEFECT 1 isoform X3, giving the protein MYGAMKDQAVALVRRAVQEDDAGDYAAALRHYVQALDYFAAHLRYEHNPRVRDAIAARLPGYVARAEEIRALLDGSPAPCGPGGDGVAAAATRKKDPRGGGDEEDERASERAKLRAGLHSLIVSEKPDVRWSDVAGLDGAKQALQEAVVLPVRFPQFFTGKRRPWRAFLLYGPPGTGKSYLAKAVATEADSTFFSISSSDLLSKWMGESEKLVANLFEMARENAPSIIFIDEIDSLCGQRGEGNESESSRRVKTELLVQMQGVGHNDDKVLVLAATNTPYALDQAVRRRFDKRIYIPLPDLKARQRMLKVHLGDTPHSLTKSDFESVAHRTDGFSGSDIAVCVKDVLFEPVRKTQDAMFFFRSEDGGGGTWTPCGPKQPGAVQTTMEELAAEGMADQVNTKMQHYPASDLQDRLRQGPCEAETDGEQGRAGSVHEVHQRVWGGGLTYTYTQDFTFCKCCHMITDLNIYRPV
- the LOC123132363 gene encoding protein SUPPRESSOR OF K(+) TRANSPORT GROWTH DEFECT 1 isoform X2; the protein is MYGAMKDQAVALVRRAVQEDDAGDYAAALRHYVQALDYFAAHLRYEHNPRVRDAIAARLPGYVARAEEIRALLDGSPAPCGPGGDGVAAAATRKKDPRGGGDEEDERASERAKLRAGLHSLIVSEKPDVRWSDVAGLDGAKQALQEAVVLPVRFPQFFTGKRRPWRAFLLYGPPGTGKSYLAKAVATEADSTFFSISSSDLLSKWMGESEKLVANLFEMARENAPSIIFIDEIDSLCGQRGEGNESESSRRVKTELLVQMQGVGHNDDKVLVLAATNTPYALDQAVRRRFDKRIYIPLPDLKARQRMLKVHLGDTPHSLTKSDFESVAHRTDGFSGSDIAVCRAFDR